One genomic segment of Ancylobacter sp. IITR112 includes these proteins:
- the pucL gene encoding factor-independent urate hydroxylase, which produces MPLISNSYGKGRVRIMRVARDSARHEVRELSVQAMLTGDFAAAYTQGDNRQVIATDSIKNIINIVARDHVGAENEVFAGVLAQYFLDRYPHVAGVEVTAHETKWRRLVVDGAAHDHAFVLDGNGKPFVRLEATREGSRLASGVDGYTFLKTTESGWEDYWVDEATTLKPTADRLFATAMEATWRWSGTPASYAAANAAVLDAALKVFATTYSPGVQATLYQMGEAVLAAVPEVAEMSMACPNKHYLPIDLSPFGRAFDGQVFTPTDEPHGQIVCTVGRR; this is translated from the coding sequence ATGCCGCTCATTTCCAACAGCTATGGCAAGGGGCGCGTGCGCATCATGCGGGTTGCGCGCGACAGCGCCCGCCATGAGGTGCGCGAGCTTTCCGTGCAGGCGATGCTGACCGGCGATTTTGCCGCTGCCTACACACAGGGCGACAACCGGCAGGTGATCGCCACCGATTCGATCAAGAACATCATCAACATTGTCGCCCGCGACCATGTCGGGGCGGAGAACGAGGTGTTCGCCGGCGTGCTCGCGCAGTATTTTCTCGACCGCTACCCTCATGTCGCCGGCGTTGAGGTCACCGCGCATGAGACGAAGTGGCGGCGGCTGGTGGTCGATGGCGCCGCGCATGACCATGCCTTTGTGCTCGATGGTAATGGCAAGCCCTTCGTCCGGCTGGAGGCGACGCGCGAGGGAAGCCGGCTCGCTTCCGGGGTCGACGGCTATACCTTCCTCAAGACCACCGAGTCGGGCTGGGAAGATTACTGGGTCGATGAGGCGACGACGCTGAAGCCGACCGCCGACCGCCTGTTCGCCACCGCCATGGAGGCGACCTGGCGGTGGAGCGGCACGCCCGCGAGCTACGCCGCCGCCAATGCCGCGGTGCTCGATGCAGCGCTCAAGGTGTTTGCCACCACCTACAGCCCGGGCGTGCAGGCGACGCTGTACCAGATGGGCGAAGCGGTGCTCGCCGCCGTGCCCGAGGTGGCCGAGATGTCCATGGCCTGCCCGAACAAGCATTATCTCCCCATCGACCTGTCGCCCTTCGGCCGCGCCTTTGACGGGCAGGTCTTTACCCCGACCGACGAGCCGCACGGCCAGATCGTCTGCACGGTGGGGCGCCGCTGA